The following coding sequences lie in one Terriglobia bacterium genomic window:
- the tnpA gene encoding IS200/IS605 family transposase: MGHTFTNLLVHMIFSTKDRLPLLDADLRSRLYPYLGGILNHLGAAPLALNGPADHVHGLVKLRAVHSIAKVVEKLKSNSTGWVHEEWPERRQFAWQEGYAAFSVSESCVPALLKYIAGQE; encoded by the coding sequence ATGGGCCACACCTTCACGAACCTTCTCGTTCACATGATCTTCAGCACCAAAGACCGCCTTCCCCTGCTCGATGCCGACCTACGTTCACGACTCTATCCTTATTTAGGGGGCATTCTCAATCACCTAGGCGCAGCCCCGCTGGCCCTCAATGGTCCCGCGGATCACGTGCACGGTTTGGTCAAGCTCCGCGCCGTGCATTCCATTGCGAAAGTAGTCGAAAAACTGAAGTCCAACTCGACCGGGTGGGTTCACGAAGAATGGCCAGAACGGCGGCAGTTCGCTTGGCAGGAGGGGTACGCAGCTTTCAGTGTCAGTGAGTCATGCGTGCCGGCCCTGTTGAAGTACATTGCCGGGCAGGAGG